From the Asterias amurensis chromosome 1, ASM3211899v1 genome, the window AGCCAAACCTTTATAAAGATGATATTTTTATGAAACGTATTATGAAAATACAAACGCTGCAAGAagttttgtacaaaataatgttttatatgTGGAGAGTGCACTCAAGGAAATCTCGTGATATAAATAAGTATGTGTGAATGTGTGAATATAAAAAGGACAAAGccaaactattttttattaGGATTGCCACTGATTTTCATCGAGGCTGTTAAGCGAAACTGCAAGTGGCCCAGATTTAACAGATTTATAAAGTTGCCAgccataaaatgttttttttaaaacttgttctCTGCCTAATTTTGTCTAATAAAGCAGGGACATTTGACAGACACATCTTTTAACATAAGTTTTATGGAACTGAGCACAGCGCCAGTATTTTACTGTatataacaatgttttttttttgttttttttttgacataaGGTAATTTAAATGATCATGGTTATTTTGAACTGGAATACTGTGCGTAGAAGTATCCAATCATGGAATTTTAATTAACAATGACGTGTTTTAGTTCATGTACATAGAGACTCATATGTTGtgtttattcccccccccccccctcacggAGGTTAAGTCACGCGCGCACATTCTTCAACCATTGTTAATGACGCGTGGTCAAAACATCTGTCCAATGGGCGCTGAGCTTGGCGCATATTCTTTTTACTGTTCTTTACATAATGTAATTTGGCGTGTGCGACGGACGTGGAGGACATCTGACAACACAAGTATAAATATTGTGGCATAATGTGCATGTATTTTGTGAAAAGGAATTGAATCATGCTGCTTTATTACTTGGATACGATACACTCAACTTTATAGAACATTTATAGGCCATATTAAAACCGTTCTTCATGGattagtacatgtatacaaatattgtagTCAGTAGTCAGGTCGACCTACGCCGCGTAGTGCTTAACCAGGCAAGTCGTGCACGTGTAAGCAGACAACATCCATATTATTTCGGCGGGAAAAACGACAGTCAGATGTTGGACAAGTCTGCAAGATGGCATACAAATGGTGGTCAGCCCTCAAGAAGACCACGAAGAAGGAACTGCTCGTTCAGGTGTCGATTCTACTTGCCGTGTTTCTCATTGCGACCATCCTCAACGATCTCGTCGCCTACACCATCACCCAAAACACCCACCGCTCAACTCAGAATCTCAGCGAGTCTGTGCTGGTAAGAAAATATCACAGGTGTAGCAGCCCGGTAGTTGGACGTCTCTTTTCGTCGTAGTTTTACTTCTGTTTCCAAAGCCAACGGCAAGAAGGGCGTCCTAATACGGGGCTACACTCATTATTCTCGACGTGCTTTAAATTATTGTGGGAGGGGAGGGGGAAGACAAGTGTTGAgttgttaaagtttgttattaaaaaacaaatacgcAAACACTTTTTACGTTAGCCGAGTGGATGAGGTGCGTTTATATGGTCTAAACAATGACACATTGTCAGCGCCATGGACCACTAATGTACCGAATGAGGTATATGCTATGGCATGGGTAGtggacaattttgtttctttttcattCATGTATTTACAGCCGGGCTGGTGAAGTTTCAAAAATGCCTTTCCCGCAACCACTATAAATTTGGACTCTGCTTTTGTCACAATAAAAATCCTTAGGTGTGGCCACAAGGCTAAGCCTTTACATGCTTGATCTAGTTTGACTGCTTTATTTTTTATCGTAGGTTATGCACATAATATCGTTTTACATGGCACTGCTTGGCTTTGTGTACATCACCCAAGCAGGCAAGCTCTGGCAGACCGCCCGCTTGGAATGGTTGTCAATcggtaagaaaacaaacttcGCATTTATTACGTATTTATATTTCCTCTTTCCTTTTCTAGAAAAAGAAGGAAAGTTCAAAGTTGAGTTGCAGGGTTCTTTTATGGGCTACGAGGTGTGTGTAATAGTGGGCTTTATAGTATACATCATtgttaattttcaaaacataaatGTTCTCTAATCTCTGTCACCAGTGTTGAATTTCCTGGTATGTTTCGTGCGAGTTGCAATCGAGGCTTCCTTCATTCAGTTCCGACGGGAAGAGTACAGAAACTTCACAGAGTAGCAgggatagcgccctctatagatTACAGATGACTACCTCAGGCAACATTATTTTCTGCAGGTCAAATGAAAGTGAAAGTTTCCCCCAGTCAATGTGTGCCTTAGTTATCCGGACACAATCTAAAATGTTGACCTGAGAATTTATTTGAGAATCCATTGTTTCTCTTTCCTTCgacattttctttttctggaagagataaaaaaaaaaaaggaaactaaTGCAATTCTGAAGATCTGTACATaaacaaagtgtaaaaagaaataaaaactattGATAAGAAATCTTTTGTACATTTCGTTATTTATTTACAAGTAAATGGTTCtatgtttcatattattatgtACAACGATATATATACCAACAACCCCAAACATTCACTTTTGATTGTACAGTTGATTTAAGTTAAAATGGTTAAGTGACCAAGATGGCAACCTTCCCATTTCGGAggatataaaataaattgaagtgtggaaaactaaaaaaattattgagTGAAAGATGATAAATTATGCAAGAAGATTGAAGCAAACATGGATGCTTAAAACTATTTTGGGCAATATTTGATTATTAGTACTATTTGGATAACGATTGGGGCAAAAGCAGATGGGATCACGACTTGCATATAATTACTGTTGGTTGGTTCTGAAGTcacaacatcatcatcaaggataaaacagctcaacaagtacataacaacaaataataatcaACTTTTATGAAGTGCTTTACACACTGAAgtgtgtctcaaagcgcttaaaACATTAGAAGTCAAAGTTATCATCAAAAACTTAACATTGTGCAATCTTTTTCATAAAGGGAATGctgttatgaaaacaaaaactattatcCTATAAAATGTTTCTTTTGCAATTTTCAGCCAAGAATACTTGTTTTAACTTACTTTTTGCAAAATcctaaatacaaataaaattaagAAAAAGAACCCTATTCCACAACCTCACTCCCTATGAAATGAGACAAAGGAAAATTCATCCTCATTATATCTAGTtggaaaattatttaaaattgaatAATGACTATATAAAAATGAGTTTGGTTTTCTTTGCATGTAAAACATCTTTTGTGCATATACTTTTCAACTAATAAAGACTGGAATATTGGAAAATGCACAAATTGATGGTTCTATTACATCAACTAATACAATTACAGGTGTACCAGTATTTGTGTATGCCTCAACACTTCTTGTAAACCGTTTCTCATTGTAAAGTACCCATAAAAATAATtactctaccccccccccccctgattgagAGCGTCCAGTTACTTCCAGTGAATATTTCAATGAAATCTACTTGAAATGTCCAATAGACCTCTTGCATCTGACATCACATGCTCAAAAAGCGCCCttactggggtcaaaaagtgcCCCCACTGGGGTCAAAAGTGCCCCCACTGGGAtcaaaaagtgccctcactggggtcaaaaagtgccctcactggggtcaaaagtGCCcccactggggtcaaaaagcgcccttactgg encodes:
- the LOC139946256 gene encoding uncharacterized protein; translated protein: MAYKWWSALKKTTKKELLVQVSILLAVFLIATILNDLVAYTITQNTHRSTQNLSESVLVMHIISFYMALLGFVYITQAGKLWQTARLEWLSIVLNFLVCFVRVAIEASFIQFRREEYRNFTE